A single window of Nocardioides baekrokdamisoli DNA harbors:
- a CDS encoding serine/threonine-protein kinase: MESVPTTRVTVPRASAGPAVPPVPGYTVVSPLGEGGMGVVYLARRDSTGERLSLKILRTNVVGDDEGRQRLAREVATLSRIRSPWVAEIVDADPWGKVAYVATRYVPGQPLHDHVVDRGPLRGDDLYQLAGGLAEGIAACHAVGILHRDVKPSNVVMEGRNPVLIDFGLARSDADPRLTQVGLLLGTPGYLPPEILSGEDATPATDVHSWAATVLFAATGRPPFGGGDASVVLTRTRAGEADLDGVAQPLRAVLTGALDPDPLRRPTLNAIRNWLRDPTGPLPVAAPQTAVMSVGPVVHPAAVPLPEGPPPTTYAGGTGFRVLVLGLALVALIGAAAGAFPVLTGLVLVVATVVLRGAWRGSYVRAQARAARGHRWWDGPRMVLGAPVDMVATLPKTLGLVAWASGVVIAEALVCYSLAVPIRWALTVGGLVAALTLAIGPGAAGVRTPLRAMTRSANARWQPWFALLAVVFAAAIGLLLVADYRGPSYVPWPVGWHVPFLRR, from the coding sequence GTGGAGAGCGTGCCGACGACCCGTGTGACGGTGCCGCGCGCCTCCGCAGGCCCGGCAGTCCCACCAGTGCCGGGCTACACCGTGGTCTCACCGCTCGGCGAGGGCGGCATGGGTGTCGTCTACCTCGCCCGCCGCGACTCCACCGGGGAGCGGCTCTCGCTCAAGATCCTGCGTACGAACGTCGTCGGGGACGACGAAGGACGCCAGCGCCTGGCTCGGGAGGTCGCGACCCTGTCGCGGATCCGGTCGCCCTGGGTTGCCGAGATCGTCGACGCCGATCCGTGGGGCAAGGTCGCCTACGTCGCAACCCGGTACGTCCCCGGGCAGCCGCTGCACGATCACGTGGTCGACCGCGGCCCGCTGCGCGGCGACGATCTCTACCAACTGGCCGGAGGGCTGGCCGAGGGGATCGCGGCCTGTCACGCGGTCGGCATCCTGCACCGCGACGTGAAGCCTTCGAACGTCGTGATGGAGGGCCGCAACCCGGTCCTGATCGACTTCGGCCTGGCCCGCTCGGATGCCGATCCGCGACTCACCCAGGTCGGTCTGCTGCTCGGCACGCCTGGCTACCTCCCGCCGGAGATCCTGTCCGGCGAGGACGCCACTCCCGCCACCGATGTGCACTCGTGGGCCGCGACGGTTCTGTTCGCGGCGACCGGTCGGCCGCCGTTCGGCGGGGGAGACGCCTCAGTGGTGCTCACGCGTACGCGCGCCGGCGAGGCGGACCTCGACGGGGTCGCCCAGCCACTGCGTGCTGTGCTGACCGGAGCCCTGGATCCGGACCCGCTCCGGCGCCCGACGCTGAATGCGATCCGCAACTGGCTCCGTGACCCGACCGGTCCGCTCCCGGTAGCGGCCCCTCAGACCGCTGTGATGTCGGTCGGGCCGGTCGTCCACCCGGCTGCGGTGCCCCTGCCCGAAGGCCCACCGCCGACCACCTATGCAGGCGGCACCGGGTTCCGTGTCCTCGTGCTCGGCCTCGCCCTGGTCGCTCTCATCGGCGCCGCCGCCGGCGCATTTCCCGTCCTGACCGGCCTCGTCCTTGTCGTTGCCACGGTGGTGCTTCGCGGCGCCTGGCGCGGCTCGTACGTCCGCGCGCAGGCACGTGCGGCGCGTGGTCACCGATGGTGGGACGGGCCGCGGATGGTGCTCGGGGCGCCGGTGGACATGGTGGCCACGCTCCCCAAGACGTTGGGTCTGGTGGCGTGGGCCAGCGGCGTCGTGATCGCAGAGGCTCTCGTTTGCTACTCGCTCGCCGTCCCGATCAGGTGGGCGCTGACCGTCGGCGGGTTGGTGGCGGCTCTGACGCTGGCCATCGGTCCTGGAGCGGCCGGCGTACGCACTCCGCTGCGCGCGATGACGCGGTCCGCCAACGCTCGCTGGCAGCCGTGGTTCGCCCTGCTGGCCGTCGTCTTCGCGGCCGCGATCGGTCTGCTCCTCGTGGCCGACTACCGCGGCCCGTCGTACGTACCGTGGCCTGTCGGCTGGCACGTGCCGTTCCTCCGCCGCTGA
- the cimA gene encoding citramalate synthase encodes MDNFHVYDTTLRDGAQQEGLNLTVADKLAIARHLDGLGVGFIEGGWPGANPKDTEFFRRAQQELQLQHAQLAAFGATRRAGVKAADDPLVAALRDSGAGVVTLVAKSHDRHVELALRTTLEENLAMVRDTVSHLRAEGQRVFLDAEHFFDGYRDNRAYALEVLSTAFEAGAEIAALCDTNGGMLPGWIQDVVNDVIESTGVRVGIHCHNDTGCAVANTLAAVDAGATHVQGTINGYGERTGNADLIAVVANLELKLGRDVLPAGLLREATRTAHAIAEVTNVPPASRQPYVGSSAFAHKAGLHASAIKVDPMLYQHMDPIEVGNDMRLLVSDMAGKASIELKGRELGYDLAEHPQTVARVTAKVKEMEARGYTFEAADASFELMLLEEVEGTRPSFFTVESWRVISESRAVGEETEATVKVHAGGQRYVVTGEGNGPVNALDSALRRAIARAFPAVAEFELTDYKVRLYDDGHGTDAKTRVLIETTDGDTSWVTVGVGENVIQASFEALVDGLTFGLWRHQK; translated from the coding sequence ATGGACAACTTCCACGTCTACGACACCACCCTGCGCGACGGCGCGCAGCAGGAGGGCTTGAACCTCACCGTCGCGGACAAGCTCGCCATTGCGCGCCACCTCGACGGGCTCGGGGTGGGATTCATCGAAGGCGGTTGGCCGGGCGCGAACCCCAAGGACACCGAGTTCTTCCGCCGCGCCCAGCAGGAGCTCCAACTCCAGCACGCACAGCTTGCCGCCTTCGGAGCGACTCGTCGGGCCGGGGTCAAGGCAGCGGATGACCCGCTGGTCGCCGCGTTGCGTGACAGCGGCGCCGGTGTCGTGACCCTGGTCGCGAAGTCGCACGACCGGCACGTCGAGCTCGCGCTCCGGACCACGCTGGAGGAGAACCTCGCGATGGTCCGTGACACCGTGAGCCACCTGCGTGCGGAGGGCCAGCGGGTGTTCCTCGACGCGGAGCACTTCTTCGACGGCTACCGCGACAACCGGGCGTACGCGCTGGAAGTGCTTTCGACGGCGTTCGAGGCCGGTGCGGAGATTGCCGCGCTGTGCGACACCAACGGCGGCATGCTTCCGGGCTGGATCCAGGACGTCGTCAACGACGTGATCGAGTCAACCGGCGTACGCGTCGGCATCCACTGCCACAACGACACCGGCTGTGCGGTCGCCAACACGCTGGCGGCCGTGGACGCCGGGGCGACCCATGTCCAGGGAACCATCAACGGCTACGGCGAGCGCACCGGGAACGCGGATCTGATCGCCGTGGTCGCGAACCTCGAACTGAAGCTCGGCCGCGACGTGCTCCCTGCGGGGCTGCTGCGTGAGGCGACGCGTACGGCGCACGCCATCGCCGAGGTCACGAATGTGCCGCCGGCATCGCGTCAGCCGTACGTGGGTTCGTCGGCGTTCGCTCACAAGGCAGGTCTGCACGCCTCGGCGATCAAGGTCGACCCGATGCTCTACCAGCACATGGACCCGATCGAGGTCGGCAATGACATGCGGTTGCTGGTCTCCGACATGGCCGGCAAGGCGTCGATCGAGCTCAAGGGTCGCGAGCTGGGCTACGACCTCGCTGAGCATCCGCAGACCGTCGCGCGCGTGACGGCGAAGGTCAAGGAGATGGAGGCCCGCGGCTACACCTTCGAGGCGGCCGATGCGTCGTTCGAGTTGATGCTGCTGGAGGAGGTCGAGGGCACCCGGCCGTCGTTCTTCACGGTCGAGTCGTGGCGGGTCATCTCCGAGTCGCGCGCCGTGGGTGAGGAGACCGAGGCGACCGTCAAGGTGCATGCCGGCGGTCAGCGGTATGTCGTCACCGGCGAAGGCAATGGTCCGGTGAACGCGCTGGACTCGGCGCTGCGTCGGGCGATCGCACGGGCGTTCCCGGCCGTCGCCGAGTTCGAACTCACCGACTACAAGGTCCGGCTGTACGACGACGGTCACGGCACTGACGCCAAGACGCGCGTTCTCATCGAGACAACGGATGGCGACACCTCCTGGGTCACTGTCGGCGTGGGCGAGAACGTCATTCAGGCGTCCTTCGAGGCGCTCGTGGACGGTTTGACGTTCGGTCTCTGGCGACACCAGAAGTGA
- a CDS encoding GNAT family N-acetyltransferase, with amino-acid sequence MLRTDRLILRPTTMDDVEALLSWQSLPDVCTYLPYAPRTRAEVAAKVGTYDGGQWVIERLDGSAIGEVMVFRSGTDLDLGYVLHPTAWGSGYATEAARAAVAWAWEAYPDDRVVAIIDPANVSSRRVLERVGFVEVGTGDDEHGPFVRFEIGRPSGGVA; translated from the coding sequence ATGCTGCGCACTGACCGGTTGATCCTGCGTCCGACCACGATGGACGACGTCGAGGCGCTGTTGTCCTGGCAGTCCCTGCCGGACGTCTGCACCTACTTGCCGTACGCCCCGCGGACGCGCGCCGAGGTCGCGGCGAAGGTCGGGACGTACGACGGCGGCCAGTGGGTGATCGAGCGCCTCGATGGTTCGGCGATCGGCGAGGTGATGGTCTTCCGCAGTGGCACCGACCTCGATCTGGGGTACGTGCTGCACCCGACGGCGTGGGGATCGGGGTACGCCACCGAGGCGGCGCGGGCCGCCGTGGCGTGGGCCTGGGAGGCCTATCCGGATGATCGCGTGGTCGCGATCATCGATCCGGCCAATGTGTCCTCACGGCGAGTGCTGGAGCGAGTGGGGTTCGTTGAGGTCGGCACCGGCGACGACGAGCACGGACCGTTCGTGCGGTTCGAGATCGGGCGTCCGTCGGGAGGTGTGGCGTAG
- the hutH gene encoding histidine ammonia-lyase yields MASPTSVEVGTGPVSFEELVAVARDGAGVHLSSGALTAIEAGRAVVEELAAAPTPAYGVSTGFGALATRHIPAEMRAQLQKSLVRSHAAGSGPEVETEVVRGLMLLRLSTLATGNTGIRPETAELYAAMLTHHITPIVREYGSLGCSGDLAPLAHCALAAMGEGTVRDANGIEMPAAEALEAAGLAPVELGAKEGLALINGTDGMLGQLVLALTDLDRLMKTADIAAAMSVEGQLGTDRVFAAELQALRPHPGQADSAANLTALLADSGVVASHRGPDCNRVQDAYSLRCSPQVHGAARDTFAHCATVAGRELASAVDNPVVLRDGRVESNGNFHGAPVAYVLDFAAIAAADVASISERRTDRFLDKARNHGLPPFLADDPGVDSGLMIAQYTQAAIVSELKRLASPASVDSIPSSAMQEDHVSMGWSSARKLRRSIDGLTRVLAVEVMTAARALQLRAPLEPSPASAAVIALLSAHDVGTPGPDRWLSPEIERAVELVRSGAVLTAAEDTIGALR; encoded by the coding sequence ATGGCATCTCCTACCTCCGTCGAAGTCGGCACCGGTCCCGTCTCCTTCGAGGAACTCGTCGCCGTGGCCCGCGACGGTGCCGGCGTGCACCTCTCGAGCGGTGCCCTGACTGCGATCGAGGCCGGACGGGCTGTGGTCGAGGAGCTTGCAGCCGCCCCGACGCCGGCGTACGGCGTCTCGACGGGGTTCGGCGCCCTCGCCACCCGACACATTCCGGCCGAGATGCGGGCGCAGCTGCAGAAGTCGTTGGTCCGTTCCCACGCCGCCGGGTCGGGTCCCGAGGTGGAGACCGAGGTCGTACGCGGTCTGATGCTGCTGCGCCTGTCGACCCTGGCGACCGGCAACACCGGGATCCGCCCGGAGACGGCCGAGTTGTACGCCGCGATGCTCACCCACCACATCACCCCGATCGTGCGTGAGTACGGCTCACTCGGCTGCTCCGGCGACCTCGCGCCGTTGGCGCATTGCGCGTTGGCGGCGATGGGCGAGGGCACTGTCCGCGACGCCAACGGCATCGAGATGCCGGCCGCCGAGGCTCTGGAAGCGGCGGGACTGGCGCCGGTCGAGTTGGGCGCCAAGGAAGGTCTGGCGCTCATCAACGGCACCGACGGGATGCTCGGTCAACTCGTCCTCGCGCTGACCGATCTCGACCGGTTGATGAAGACCGCCGACATCGCCGCTGCGATGTCCGTCGAGGGTCAGCTCGGGACCGACCGGGTCTTCGCTGCCGAGTTGCAGGCGCTGCGCCCGCACCCGGGCCAGGCCGACTCGGCCGCCAACCTGACCGCCCTGCTCGCCGACTCCGGCGTCGTGGCTTCACACCGTGGACCCGACTGCAACCGGGTGCAGGACGCGTACTCGCTGCGCTGCAGCCCCCAGGTGCACGGTGCCGCTCGCGACACGTTCGCGCACTGTGCGACGGTCGCCGGGCGTGAGCTCGCCAGCGCGGTCGACAACCCAGTCGTGCTGCGCGACGGGCGGGTCGAGTCGAACGGCAACTTCCACGGCGCCCCGGTGGCGTATGTCCTCGACTTCGCGGCGATCGCAGCCGCCGATGTCGCCTCGATCTCGGAACGGCGTACCGACCGCTTCCTCGACAAAGCTCGCAACCACGGGCTCCCGCCGTTCCTCGCCGATGACCCCGGCGTGGACAGCGGTCTGATGATCGCGCAGTACACCCAGGCTGCGATCGTCTCCGAGCTCAAGCGCCTCGCTTCTCCTGCATCCGTCGACTCCATCCCTTCGTCGGCGATGCAGGAGGACCACGTCTCGATGGGCTGGTCCTCGGCCCGCAAGCTTCGCCGCTCGATCGACGGCCTGACCCGGGTGCTGGCCGTGGAGGTCATGACCGCGGCCCGCGCGCTGCAGTTGCGCGCACCGCTGGAGCCGTCGCCCGCGAGTGCCGCGGTGATCGCGCTGCTGAGCGCCCACGACGTCGGCACGCCCGGACCCGACC
- a CDS encoding branched-chain amino acid aminotransferase, translating to MDTAPMNIVVTQNPNPVSDEKLAEILADPGFGVHFTDHMFLVEWTPDAGWHNARVEPYGPLSLDPATAVLHYAQETFEGLKAYRHEDGTIWGFRPEKNAQRLARSSRRLAFPELSDEDFLAAVEALVKADERWVPMASEGDEKSLYLRPFMFASETFLGVRASQHVTFMVIASPAGAYFKGGVKPVKLWLSSDYTRAGRGGMGAAKTGGNYASSLVAQQEAYAKGCDQVVFLDVPEAKWIEELGGMNIFFVFKDGHLATPETSGTILEGITRASLIEAARAAGHEVQERPISIDEWRDGVSSGEITEIFACGTAAVVTPVGELVWDGGSVKTEQGPVTTALRKALVDIQFGRAVDSFGWTRRLV from the coding sequence ATGGACACTGCGCCGATGAACATCGTGGTCACCCAGAACCCGAACCCGGTCAGCGACGAGAAGTTGGCCGAGATCCTGGCGGACCCGGGCTTCGGCGTGCACTTCACCGACCACATGTTCCTGGTCGAGTGGACGCCGGACGCCGGCTGGCACAACGCCCGGGTGGAGCCGTACGGTCCGCTCTCGCTGGACCCGGCGACCGCCGTGCTGCACTACGCCCAGGAGACGTTCGAGGGGCTGAAGGCGTACCGCCACGAGGACGGCACCATCTGGGGTTTCCGACCGGAGAAGAACGCGCAGCGACTGGCGCGTTCCTCGCGACGCCTGGCGTTCCCGGAGCTGTCCGACGAGGACTTCCTCGCCGCCGTCGAGGCGCTGGTAAAGGCCGACGAGCGTTGGGTGCCGATGGCGTCCGAGGGTGACGAGAAGTCGCTCTACCTGCGTCCGTTCATGTTCGCCTCCGAGACGTTCCTCGGCGTCCGCGCCAGCCAGCACGTCACCTTCATGGTGATCGCATCGCCTGCCGGTGCGTACTTCAAGGGCGGCGTGAAGCCGGTCAAGCTCTGGCTGTCCTCGGACTACACCCGTGCGGGTCGCGGCGGCATGGGTGCTGCCAAGACCGGTGGCAACTACGCCTCGTCCCTGGTCGCCCAGCAGGAGGCGTACGCCAAGGGCTGCGACCAGGTCGTGTTCCTCGACGTCCCGGAAGCCAAGTGGATCGAAGAGCTCGGCGGGATGAACATCTTCTTCGTCTTCAAGGACGGTCATCTGGCCACCCCGGAGACGAGCGGGACGATCCTCGAGGGCATCACCCGCGCCAGCCTCATCGAGGCTGCGCGCGCTGCCGGCCACGAGGTCCAGGAGCGTCCGATCTCGATCGACGAGTGGCGCGACGGTGTCTCCTCCGGTGAGATCACCGAGATCTTCGCCTGCGGCACGGCCGCCGTGGTGACGCCGGTCGGAGAGTTGGTGTGGGACGGCGGTTCGGTGAAGACCGAGCAGGGTCCGGTGACGACCGCCCTGCGCAAGGCACTCGTCGACATCCAGTTCGGTCGCGCTGTCGACTCCTTCGGCTGGACCCGCCGCCTCGTCTGA
- a CDS encoding NADPH-dependent FMN reductase encodes MTDTRVLALVGSLRADSHNRKIVEAIQAQAPAGVTVEIAEGLHEIPFYNEELDGENVPAAAAALREQVAKADRLLIVTPEYNGSTPAVIANAIDWASRPYGAGSIKGKPTAVVGTSVGQFGGAWALANTKKSAGIAGAAVLEDVDVAHAYAWGSDPAAEADVVAKFVAAVEKLAVYEGIA; translated from the coding sequence ATGACTGACACCCGCGTACTCGCTCTCGTAGGCAGCCTCCGCGCCGACTCGCACAACCGCAAGATCGTCGAGGCGATCCAGGCCCAGGCTCCGGCCGGCGTCACCGTCGAGATCGCTGAGGGTCTTCACGAGATCCCGTTCTACAACGAGGAGCTGGACGGCGAGAACGTGCCGGCCGCTGCTGCCGCGTTGCGTGAGCAGGTCGCCAAGGCCGACCGCCTGCTGATCGTCACCCCGGAGTACAACGGTTCGACGCCCGCCGTGATCGCGAACGCGATCGACTGGGCTTCGCGCCCATACGGCGCCGGCTCGATCAAGGGCAAGCCGACTGCTGTGGTCGGTACGTCGGTTGGACAGTTCGGCGGCGCCTGGGCGCTCGCGAACACCAAGAAGTCGGCAGGGATTGCCGGCGCGGCGGTCCTGGAGGACGTCGACGTCGCACACGCGTACGCCTGGGGCTCGGACCCGGCCGCGGAGGCCGACGTCGTAGCCAAGTTCGTGGCAGCCGTTGAGAAGCTTGCCGTCTACGAGGGCATCGCCTGA
- a CDS encoding IclR family transcriptional regulator has product MSQVPAATRALRVLRFLATQPNPVPLDRIARALEIPRSSAYHLLNAMIVEGFVIHLADENCYGIGVAAYEVGTGYARQAPLQRIARRPLANLVDRIGQSAHLAVPHGRDVLYVLEERAPGRPPLVTDVGVRLPAHLTASGRAILAAMPAEQVRALFPDRDAFVQRHGTGPASLTELRSELVDTRRRGYAVENGEVTPGFASVAAAVLDHNRLPVAAVAVTYLAEALAIEPLVAAVSETAQHLGQRLLGAKRA; this is encoded by the coding sequence ATGAGCCAGGTACCAGCCGCAACCCGGGCGCTGCGAGTGCTGCGCTTCCTGGCGACGCAACCCAATCCGGTCCCGCTGGACCGCATCGCACGAGCGCTCGAGATCCCCCGCTCCAGCGCGTACCACCTGCTCAACGCGATGATCGTCGAAGGCTTCGTCATCCATCTGGCCGACGAGAACTGTTACGGCATCGGCGTCGCCGCGTACGAGGTCGGCACCGGCTATGCACGACAGGCGCCGCTCCAGCGGATCGCACGTCGCCCACTCGCCAACCTGGTCGACCGGATCGGCCAGTCGGCTCACCTCGCCGTCCCGCACGGACGCGACGTGCTGTACGTCCTGGAGGAGCGGGCACCGGGTCGCCCGCCGTTGGTCACCGACGTGGGCGTACGCCTTCCGGCGCACCTCACCGCGAGTGGGCGAGCGATCCTCGCAGCGATGCCGGCCGAGCAGGTGCGCGCCCTGTTCCCCGACCGCGACGCGTTCGTCCAGCGCCACGGCACCGGCCCGGCGTCGTTGACCGAACTGCGCAGCGAACTCGTCGACACCCGCAGACGCGGCTACGCCGTCGAGAACGGCGAGGTCACCCCGGGTTTCGCCTCCGTCGCCGCGGCGGTCCTCGACCACAACCGACTGCCGGTCGCCGCCGTTGCCGTCACCTATCTGGCTGAAGCCCTGGCGATCGAGCCGCTGGTCGCCGCCGTCAGCGAGACGGCGCAGCACCTGGGTCAGCGCCTGCTGGGCGCGAAGCGTGCCTGA